One genomic region from Saprospiraceae bacterium encodes:
- a CDS encoding DJ-1/PfpI family protein — translation MLGLLWPGCVADKNGQSELKAKAVKAEALKILPERYNVAFLVMNGVFNTELTAPYDVFQHTQYRENIKSMNVFTVANTNDYIRTFEGLHIKPDYNYLEDDLPNIDILVVPSAEHHIDTDLKDTAMIAWVKDIGQKAMFVTSHCDGAFVLAQAGLLNGIACTTFPADIKSFKESFPSIRIYENVVLVHDKNVITSSGGAKSFDAALYLIQLLYGKAVTDKIAKGLVIDWDLNDVKKVVVHQGNGYSTL, via the coding sequence ATGCTTGGGCTTTTATGGCCTGGATGCGTGGCAGATAAGAATGGCCAAAGCGAGCTTAAAGCCAAGGCAGTCAAAGCAGAGGCTTTAAAAATTTTGCCAGAAAGGTACAATGTTGCTTTTTTGGTCATGAATGGTGTCTTTAATACGGAATTGACCGCACCCTATGATGTATTTCAGCATACCCAGTATAGAGAAAACATTAAATCTATGAATGTCTTTACGGTAGCCAATACCAATGATTATATCAGGACATTTGAAGGCCTTCATATAAAACCAGACTACAATTATCTTGAGGATGACCTGCCCAATATAGACATCCTGGTCGTGCCAAGTGCCGAGCATCATATAGATACAGATCTTAAGGATACCGCCATGATAGCCTGGGTGAAGGACATCGGGCAGAAGGCAATGTTCGTCACCTCACATTGCGATGGGGCCTTTGTGCTTGCACAGGCAGGATTGCTCAATGGAATTGCCTGCACCACCTTTCCTGCAGACATCAAAAGTTTTAAAGAATCATTTCCTTCTATCAGAATATACGAGAATGTGGTATTGGTGCATGACAAAAACGTGATTACTTCGTCAGGAGGTGCCAAATCATTTGATGCTGCCTTATATTTGATCCAACTTTTGTATGGCAAGGCTGTAACGGACAAAATTGCAAAAGGCCTGGTCATAGATTGGGATCTAAATGATGTCAAAAAAGTCGTAGTGCATCAGGGTAATGGTTATTCTACTTTATGA
- the bshA gene encoding N-acetyl-alpha-D-glucosaminyl L-malate synthase BshA, whose product MRIGIVCYPTFGGSGVVATELGIGLAKRGHQVHFITYKRPARLSHFYTNIYYHEVNALDYPLFEYTPYDTTLASKLIDVIKFEKIDLLHVHYAIPHATIAYIVKSILATKGIKIPVVTTLHGTDITLVGTDPSFTPVVEFSINQSDGVTAVSEDLKKDTLRNFSIEKDIRVIYNFIDFERFRKIDKEHFKKALAPEGEKILIHTSNFRKVKRVDDVIKIFAKVNQAIPSKLLLIGDGPERQRLEDLCRKMEICDDVRFLGKQDAIEELLAVSDLFLIPSENESFGLAALEAMACHVPVISSDAGGLPELNIHGYSGCVLPIGDVDDMSKHAIELLQDPDLLAKYKNQAYERSREFDIDKILPLYEQFYEEIRSSV is encoded by the coding sequence ATGAGAATTGGCATTGTATGTTATCCCACTTTTGGTGGATCAGGTGTGGTCGCCACCGAATTAGGCATTGGATTGGCGAAAAGAGGTCACCAGGTGCATTTTATCACCTATAAGCGACCAGCAAGATTGAGTCATTTTTACACCAATATCTATTATCATGAAGTCAATGCCCTTGACTATCCCCTTTTTGAATATACCCCGTATGATACTACCCTGGCCAGCAAATTGATCGATGTCATCAAATTTGAAAAAATAGACCTGCTGCATGTTCATTATGCAATCCCCCATGCCACTATAGCTTATATCGTAAAAAGTATATTGGCCACCAAAGGAATCAAAATACCGGTAGTCACTACCTTGCATGGTACTGACATTACACTTGTAGGTACAGATCCCTCTTTTACTCCGGTAGTGGAGTTTAGTATCAATCAATCCGATGGAGTCACTGCTGTATCTGAAGACCTTAAAAAAGATACGCTCAGAAACTTTAGTATCGAAAAGGATATTAGAGTCATCTATAACTTCATTGATTTTGAACGATTTAGAAAGATTGACAAAGAACATTTTAAAAAAGCACTTGCCCCTGAAGGCGAAAAAATACTGATCCACACTTCCAACTTCAGGAAAGTGAAGCGGGTCGACGATGTTATTAAGATTTTTGCCAAAGTAAATCAAGCCATACCCAGCAAACTCTTGTTGATTGGTGATGGACCTGAACGCCAGCGACTCGAAGATCTTTGTCGCAAAATGGAGATCTGCGACGATGTGCGATTTTTAGGTAAACAAGATGCTATAGAGGAGTTGTTGGCAGTCAGTGACCTCTTTTTGATACCCAGTGAAAATGAAAGTTTCGGTCTTGCCGCCCTGGAGGCTATGGCCTGCCATGTACCCGTGATTTCTTCCGATGCAGGTGGATTACCCGAGCTCAATATTCACGGCTATAGTGGCTGCGTTTTACCCATAGGGGATGTAGATGATATGTCGAAGCATGCGATCGAATTATTGCAAGACCCTGATCTATTGGCCAAATACAAGAATCAAGCCTACGAGCGGTCCCGGGAGTTTGACATAGATAAAATTTTGCCTTTGTATGAGCAGTTTTATGAAGAGATCAGGTCCTCAGTCTAA
- the htpG gene encoding molecular chaperone HtpG, giving the protein MSEKGQIAVQTENIFPIIKKFLYSDQEIFLRELVSNAIDATSKLQTLSSKGLVKGDLGDLTIDILIDEKKKTLTIRDQGIGLSADEARKYLNQVALSSAQDFIEKYSGEANIIGHFGLGFYSAFMVADKVDVLSKSYNEDESPILWTCDGSPEYTLKEVKKKSRGTDIILHINEDGKEYLEKNKIEDLLKKYCRFLPFPIRFGTKTEYDWEGEGEDRKEKKTEVDNIINITHPIWKKSPTDLTDEDYKKFYSDLYLFSAPPLFWIHLNIDYPFNLTGILYFPKMTTGMDWQKNKIQLYSNQVYVTDEVKDIVPDFLMMLHGVIDSPDIPLNVSRSYLQSDRQVKKITSYISKKVAEKLEELFKNDRPGFESKWNDIGPFVKYGMLTDEKFYEKAVGFALFKSQDGAYHTLNEYRDKIKVNQTNKNGEVIYLYTHAPAQYHAQISAAGDRGYDVLVLDQPIDNHFAQHLESKIEKTHFARIDSETLDKLIEKEEKIESVLSADELDKVKKIFEPYVQGSMNKVEVQSLSPSEAPVHIIKPEFMRRMKEMQMMQGLGADMFPDSYQVIVNGNHPIIAEKLMHATAEQQVDISKHLYRLALLNQNMLSGADLTDFVKKSLQMI; this is encoded by the coding sequence ATGAGTGAAAAAGGCCAAATAGCGGTTCAAACCGAAAATATCTTTCCAATCATTAAAAAATTTCTTTATTCTGATCAGGAAATCTTTTTAAGAGAATTGGTATCCAATGCCATTGACGCGACTTCCAAGCTGCAGACCTTGTCCTCTAAAGGATTGGTCAAAGGGGATCTTGGGGATCTGACCATCGACATCCTGATCGATGAAAAAAAGAAAACCCTGACCATCAGGGATCAAGGCATCGGGCTGAGTGCCGACGAAGCCAGAAAATACCTCAATCAGGTTGCCTTATCATCCGCTCAGGACTTTATCGAAAAGTATTCAGGCGAGGCTAATATCATCGGCCATTTTGGACTTGGTTTTTACTCTGCTTTTATGGTTGCCGACAAGGTCGATGTGCTCAGCAAGTCGTATAATGAAGACGAATCACCTATCCTCTGGACTTGTGATGGCAGTCCTGAATACACGCTCAAAGAGGTTAAGAAAAAGAGCCGTGGCACAGACATCATCTTACACATCAATGAAGATGGTAAAGAATATCTTGAAAAAAACAAGATCGAAGATCTACTCAAAAAATACTGCAGATTTTTACCCTTCCCTATTCGATTTGGTACCAAAACAGAATACGACTGGGAAGGAGAAGGGGAGGATCGAAAAGAGAAGAAGACAGAAGTAGATAATATCATCAACATCACTCACCCGATCTGGAAAAAATCCCCCACCGATCTGACAGATGAAGACTATAAGAAGTTCTATAGCGATTTATATTTGTTCAGCGCGCCACCTTTATTCTGGATACATCTCAATATTGATTATCCCTTTAACCTGACCGGAATTCTTTATTTCCCCAAGATGACGACGGGGATGGATTGGCAAAAAAATAAAATTCAGCTGTACAGTAACCAGGTCTATGTCACTGACGAAGTGAAAGATATCGTACCTGATTTTCTGATGATGTTGCATGGAGTGATCGACTCACCAGATATCCCGCTCAATGTATCCCGCAGTTATCTCCAGAGCGACCGGCAGGTGAAGAAAATCACCAGCTATATCTCCAAAAAAGTCGCCGAAAAACTAGAAGAGCTATTTAAAAACGATCGCCCTGGTTTTGAATCCAAGTGGAATGACATCGGTCCTTTCGTAAAATATGGCATGCTCACAGACGAAAAATTTTATGAAAAAGCGGTTGGATTCGCTCTATTTAAAAGCCAGGATGGAGCCTATCATACTCTTAATGAATATCGGGACAAAATCAAAGTCAATCAAACCAACAAAAACGGAGAGGTCATTTACCTGTACACCCATGCGCCTGCTCAATACCATGCCCAGATATCTGCGGCTGGTGATCGTGGTTATGATGTATTGGTATTAGATCAACCTATTGACAATCATTTTGCCCAACATCTTGAGTCCAAAATTGAAAAAACTCATTTTGCCCGCATCGATAGCGAGACGCTGGACAAACTCATAGAAAAAGAGGAGAAAATAGAATCAGTATTATCTGCGGATGAACTCGACAAGGTCAAAAAAATATTTGAACCCTATGTACAGGGGTCGATGAATAAAGTAGAGGTACAATCACTATCCCCATCAGAAGCTCCGGTACACATCATTAAACCTGAATTCATGCGTCGGATGAAAGAAATGCAGATGATGCAAGGGTTGGGAGCAGATATGTTTCCTGATTCTTACCAGGTGATTGTCAACGGCAATCATCCGATCATCGCCGAAAAATTGATGCATGCCACAGCAGAACAACAAGTCGACATATCCAAACATCTGTACAGGCTGGCCTTACTCAATCAAAATATGCTTTCAGGAGCTGACCTTACAGACTTTGTAAAGAAAAGCTTGCAGATGATCTGA
- a CDS encoding uroporphyrinogen-III synthase produces the protein MGTTGKTSTEKFKRIKTILVSQPKPDHSPYTNIEKKYDLKIDFIPFNQIDPVTEKEFRKARIRPDEFTAVIFTSKTAIEHYFRICEEMRIKVNPDMKYFCLTEAIGNYLQKFILYRKRKVFVGTKNIEDLSSYFNKHKNEKFLLPSSDAGSSDIQDYLATKGIKVVEAIMYRTVSCDLSHLKHIKYDVLVFFSPLCLKSLYDNFPDFKQDETRIAAFGSSTSKAVEEIGLSLNIKAPAPDVPSMSMALEKYLVVSNK, from the coding sequence ATGGGTACTACAGGCAAGACCTCTACTGAAAAATTTAAACGGATCAAAACTATATTGGTATCTCAGCCTAAGCCTGATCATTCGCCATATACCAATATAGAAAAAAAATACGATCTAAAAATAGACTTTATTCCTTTTAACCAGATCGATCCGGTTACTGAAAAGGAATTTAGAAAAGCCAGGATCCGCCCCGATGAATTTACTGCCGTCATCTTTACCAGTAAAACCGCCATCGAACACTATTTTCGTATCTGCGAAGAAATGCGCATTAAGGTCAATCCCGATATGAAATACTTTTGCCTTACTGAGGCCATAGGTAATTATCTTCAGAAATTTATCCTGTACCGAAAACGAAAGGTATTCGTCGGGACCAAAAATATTGAAGATCTTAGTTCATATTTTAACAAGCACAAAAACGAAAAATTTCTCCTGCCAAGCAGTGATGCCGGCTCCAGTGATATACAGGATTATCTCGCTACCAAAGGTATCAAGGTCGTAGAAGCTATTATGTATCGTACAGTTAGTTGTGACCTATCACATTTAAAACATATCAAATACGATGTCCTGGTGTTTTTCTCCCCGCTTTGTTTGAAGTCTTTGTATGACAATTTTCCTGACTTCAAACAGGATGAAACTCGGATAGCCGCTTTTGGCAGTTCTACTTCTAAGGCTGTAGAAGAAATTGGACTCAGCCTCAATATTAAGGCTCCGGCACCAGATGTGCCATCCATGAGTATGGCGCTGGAAAAGTATCTGGTCGTCTCCAATAAATAA
- a CDS encoding M15 family metallopeptidase → MNFIIALLSPNGLKSGVILMVCSILFCKPKLIPPLLDGTTSTLVSDQSLPTGGVDTLTYVMGKFDPAEHPSFSQVPLIYASRSGMYLRSEALEAFINMSTAATREGIHLKIISATRNFYAQKNIWEDKWNGRRLVENGQNLAITTPDPIKRALKILEYSSMPGSSRHHWGTDMDLNALENAYFSAGEGKKIYDWLVKHGHEFGFCQPYTAGRLSGYHVEKWHWSYMPVARPLTDYCLNHLHNEAIQGFDGAQTASQINIVEDYVLGINQQCK, encoded by the coding sequence ATGAATTTTATTATCGCGTTATTAAGTCCGAATGGGCTTAAAAGTGGAGTGATATTGATGGTGTGTAGTATACTGTTCTGCAAGCCTAAACTGATTCCACCTCTTTTGGATGGGACGACCAGCACGTTGGTTTCAGATCAATCCTTGCCGACCGGCGGGGTAGATACCTTGACCTATGTCATGGGTAAGTTCGATCCGGCAGAACATCCATCCTTTAGCCAGGTACCTTTGATATATGCATCAAGGTCAGGTATGTACCTTCGCTCAGAGGCTTTAGAAGCTTTTATTAATATGAGTACTGCCGCCACCAGAGAAGGCATCCATCTCAAAATAATCTCTGCTACCAGAAACTTTTATGCTCAAAAAAATATTTGGGAAGATAAATGGAATGGTAGAAGACTGGTAGAAAATGGGCAAAATCTGGCAATTACCACTCCCGACCCCATCAAGCGGGCACTTAAAATACTCGAATATTCTTCTATGCCAGGGAGTTCACGCCATCATTGGGGTACAGATATGGATCTTAACGCCCTTGAAAATGCTTATTTTTCTGCGGGTGAAGGTAAAAAGATCTACGATTGGTTAGTAAAGCATGGTCATGAATTTGGGTTTTGCCAGCCATATACTGCCGGAAGACTTAGTGGGTATCATGTAGAAAAATGGCACTGGAGTTATATGCCGGTTGCCCGGCCATTGACAGATTATTGTTTAAACCATCTCCACAATGAGGCAATACAGGGTTTTGATGGTGCTCAAACCGCCAGCCAGATCAATATTGTAGAGGATTATGTATTAGGCATCAACCAACAGTGCAAATAA
- a CDS encoding epimerase, whose amino-acid sequence MNLKVIITGTTGMVGEGVLHECLFHPQVESILVINRKPCGVQHAKLSEIIHQDFFDISGLDKSVTGYNACFFCLGVSSVGMNESDYTRMTHTLTMHIAGVLCKVNPDMTFCYISGAGTDSTELGRSMWARVKGRTENDLMKLPFRAVYCFRPPMIEPTKGLHNTLSMYKYLGWIAPILRSLAPNYIITLKQLGQAMIRSALEGYKSPILEAADIKSSGQSNTI is encoded by the coding sequence ATGAACCTTAAAGTCATCATCACAGGAACCACCGGTATGGTAGGAGAGGGAGTACTACATGAGTGTCTCTTCCATCCGCAGGTAGAGTCGATCCTGGTCATCAACCGAAAGCCATGTGGCGTACAACATGCTAAGCTCTCTGAGATCATCCATCAGGATTTTTTTGATATTTCGGGCCTGGATAAATCTGTAACCGGCTATAATGCTTGTTTTTTTTGCCTCGGAGTATCTTCGGTAGGGATGAATGAGTCTGACTATACCAGGATGACCCATACCCTCACCATGCATATAGCTGGCGTATTGTGCAAGGTCAATCCTGATATGACTTTTTGTTATATCTCCGGAGCTGGCACTGACAGCACGGAGCTAGGTAGGAGTATGTGGGCAAGGGTAAAGGGCAGGACTGAAAACGACCTGATGAAATTGCCCTTCAGAGCAGTATACTGTTTTCGACCTCCAATGATAGAACCAACTAAAGGATTGCACAATACGCTGTCGATGTACAAATACCTGGGATGGATAGCGCCGATATTAAGATCATTAGCACCCAATTATATCATTACCTTAAAACAATTAGGGCAGGCTATGATTCGATCGGCCTTGGAGGGATATAAAAGCCCCATTCTCGAAGCTGCTGATATCAAATCAAGTGGTCAGTCAAACACTATCTGA
- the smpB gene encoding SsrA-binding protein SmpB produces the protein MEIKNRKAQHEFLFKQSFEAGIILDGAEVKSIREGNANINDAFCYFRDNELFIRNFHVAPFKQAAAWATHDSLRERKLLLKKNELKKLKTKVEEKGMTIVPFRLYLSDRGLIKMEIVLAEGKKSFDKREAIKAKDTRRELERMDKTRRE, from the coding sequence ATGGAGATTAAAAATAGAAAAGCTCAACATGAATTTCTCTTTAAACAATCGTTTGAAGCGGGAATCATATTGGATGGAGCTGAAGTAAAATCTATACGGGAAGGTAATGCTAATATCAACGATGCTTTTTGTTATTTCAGAGATAATGAGTTGTTTATCCGCAATTTCCATGTAGCTCCCTTTAAACAAGCTGCGGCCTGGGCTACCCATGACTCACTCAGGGAGAGAAAGCTATTATTGAAGAAAAACGAGCTAAAAAAATTAAAAACCAAGGTGGAAGAAAAAGGTATGACCATAGTACCTTTCAGACTCTACCTTTCCGATAGAGGATTGATCAAGATGGAGATTGTACTCGCTGAAGGTAAAAAGTCCTTTGACAAAAGAGAGGCCATCAAAGCTAAAGACACCCGGCGGGAATTAGAGAGAATGGATAAAACCAGGCGGGAATAG
- a CDS encoding HD domain-containing protein has product MKIAAPDYKAAEIAIKNKLEKDLPDDLSYHGLHHTMDVMQAGLTIAETENISDKDMSLLRLAILLHDSGFTTTYRGHEEAGCEIAKKMLPKYKISKEDIEVICGLIRATKIPQTPDSLLERIICDADLDYLGRKDVFEIADTLYTEIKSHIRQMNEEDWNELQISFLEAHSYFTKYSKKHRAPAKLKYLKALKKNKITA; this is encoded by the coding sequence ATGAAAATAGCAGCTCCGGATTATAAAGCAGCCGAAATTGCGATAAAGAATAAGCTGGAGAAAGATCTCCCCGATGACCTGTCTTATCATGGTCTGCATCATACCATGGATGTCATGCAAGCAGGCTTGACTATTGCAGAAACTGAAAACATCAGTGACAAAGACATGAGCTTGTTGAGATTGGCCATCCTATTACATGACTCCGGATTTACTACTACCTATAGAGGCCACGAAGAAGCAGGATGTGAAATAGCCAAAAAGATGCTTCCCAAGTACAAAATAAGCAAAGAAGATATAGAGGTAATCTGTGGTTTGATCAGAGCTACCAAAATACCCCAAACCCCGGACTCACTTCTGGAGAGAATCATCTGTGATGCAGACCTTGACTATTTAGGAAGGAAAGATGTGTTTGAGATCGCAGACACTTTGTATACAGAGATCAAGAGTCATATCAGGCAAATGAATGAAGAAGATTGGAACGAGCTACAGATAAGTTTTCTTGAGGCTCATAGTTATTTTACAAAATATTCTAAAAAACACAGAGCACCAGCGAAATTGAAGTACCTCAAAGCTTTAAAGAAAAATAAAATTACCGCCTGA
- a CDS encoding DUF4271 domain-containing protein produces the protein MKRNIFNNFLILLLTLTCAYKTISQNPFDIKKPGSEVPPTVVKKLNPPAVVKKADTVIRSTSNGSSILQDTTKTLITEKPQASTPASILNSTTSGSIAPTGHLNLPKSPTSGLDGGNNPFNIIPPSATNPSPTVKSNEPNVQPGVQEIKEKVVDFKEATTNNNSTISKNAWFIIYIFLFLMAAIAINFNRSYPIALIKATYNQNQLRSLFKEAFKGNHMMIFGILYFIFIINAGIFTYLSFKIFQMASLSLFMCILIVLVVYLVRHLVMLVLAQVFPLEKEAAFFSFTIGIHNLALGLALMLINICLSFVDEETGKMLIFSGLSLILVLYALRQIRGLLNNIPTILSGKFHFIIYLCTVEIAPWILLAGMILK, from the coding sequence ATGAAAAGAAACATTTTCAACAATTTCCTCATCTTACTTTTAACGCTGACTTGTGCCTACAAGACAATTAGTCAGAATCCTTTTGATATCAAAAAACCTGGTTCTGAGGTGCCTCCAACCGTGGTTAAAAAACTCAATCCTCCTGCAGTTGTAAAAAAAGCAGACACTGTCATTCGATCTACTTCCAATGGCTCTTCCATCTTACAGGATACCACAAAAACCCTCATAACAGAAAAACCACAAGCATCCACGCCAGCTTCTATCTTAAACAGCACGACCTCTGGGTCAATTGCGCCTACCGGTCATCTTAACCTCCCTAAATCTCCAACTTCAGGCCTGGATGGAGGAAACAATCCCTTTAATATCATCCCTCCCTCAGCGACTAACCCATCTCCTACAGTCAAATCAAACGAACCTAATGTCCAGCCCGGTGTACAAGAGATTAAGGAAAAAGTCGTTGATTTTAAAGAAGCAACTACCAATAATAATAGCACTATCAGCAAAAATGCCTGGTTTATCATCTATATCTTCTTGTTTTTGATGGCAGCCATTGCAATTAATTTTAACAGATCATATCCAATAGCTTTGATCAAGGCTACGTACAATCAAAATCAACTCAGATCACTTTTTAAAGAGGCATTTAAAGGTAATCACATGATGATCTTTGGGATCCTTTATTTTATATTCATCATCAATGCCGGTATATTCACCTATCTGAGTTTTAAAATATTTCAGATGGCATCGCTTTCCTTATTCATGTGCATCCTGATAGTCCTGGTGGTATATCTGGTCCGGCACCTGGTAATGTTGGTGCTGGCGCAAGTATTTCCACTGGAGAAAGAGGCCGCTTTTTTTAGTTTTACCATCGGGATACATAATCTAGCTTTGGGCTTGGCCCTTATGTTGATCAATATTTGCCTGTCATTTGTGGATGAAGAAACAGGTAAAATGCTGATATTTAGTGGATTAAGTCTCATTCTAGTCTTATATGCCCTAAGGCAAATCAGGGGCTTGCTCAATAATATACCTACCATCCTCTCAGGTAAATTTCATTTTATTATTTACCTTTGCACCGTGGAAATAGCCCCTTGGATCTTATTGGCTGGGATGATACTCAAATAA
- a CDS encoding DPP IV N-terminal domain-containing protein: MKQFLTALIVCFLFHAQTQSLPNITGWLDDNNYLESRMDNMVTGTYKVNAASGQSTPYIAPQTIKLPDSLRSYSWGISPEGHYLLKKQNDLFLFDGTLRALTSDALEEKVPAFSPDGKSIAYVKGGNLWVVSLQKNLHQQLTTDGNEDVYNGNASWVYYEEILGRSSRYRAFWWSPDGSRIAYLHSDDNPVPKFPVYRSEGVHGSLEMEHYPKSGDPNPLVHMEIVDLSTGSITKIEEDATADMYTAWPFWTPDSKQLIFQELNRDQTHLSFYSYDIQQKSKTFLFDEKYPTWVEFHEDIWFLKDNSFLMIHPLDGWWNIYKYDQQSKQVRQLTKYKWRINDIVEVDESKNRILFTGTGDFALNKQLYSIKLDGSSLKQLSQGEGTHQASLSPGGTYFIDSWSSLQSPKAMYVATTEGKKLRDIGSSPDPNKIARLKTEYFTVPSGDGFDLPVVWTLPADFEEGKAAGKVYPVIFSIYGGPDAGTLRNAYRDNTQNKLLNQGVITLSTDHRASGKFGKKGLDFMHRNLGKWEIHDYSKVAEWLKTLPYIDTTHIAIEGGSYGGYMTALALTKAPNLFTHGMSFAPVIDWRLYDNVYTERYMDTPQDNPEGYEAGDVLNYTDQLKGKLFIVHGSADDNVHMQNTFHLIEKLQLTGKQFEMMVYPNVRHGWGGARKTHLNNLENDWWNRQNFAAKKPAPKS; the protein is encoded by the coding sequence ATGAAACAATTCCTCACAGCTTTGATCGTTTGCTTTTTATTTCATGCACAAACACAAAGTCTTCCTAATATAACCGGCTGGCTGGATGACAATAACTATCTCGAGTCCAGGATGGATAACATGGTCACCGGAACCTATAAAGTAAATGCAGCCTCAGGCCAGAGTACTCCATATATTGCGCCTCAAACTATCAAGCTGCCAGATAGCCTCAGATCTTATAGTTGGGGTATTTCGCCAGAGGGACATTATTTATTAAAAAAACAAAATGATCTTTTTCTATTTGATGGAACCTTGCGTGCTTTGACTTCGGATGCATTGGAAGAAAAAGTCCCTGCTTTTTCTCCTGACGGCAAAAGCATAGCATATGTCAAAGGCGGAAATCTTTGGGTGGTCTCCCTTCAAAAAAATCTACATCAACAATTGACCACGGATGGCAACGAAGATGTTTACAATGGCAATGCCTCCTGGGTCTATTATGAAGAGATCCTGGGCAGATCTTCCAGATACAGAGCATTCTGGTGGAGCCCGGATGGTAGCCGGATAGCCTATCTCCATTCAGATGACAACCCTGTACCAAAATTTCCAGTGTATAGATCTGAAGGTGTGCATGGCAGTCTCGAGATGGAGCATTATCCTAAGTCTGGAGATCCCAATCCTTTGGTTCATATGGAGATCGTGGACCTGAGCACCGGTTCGATTACAAAAATAGAGGAAGATGCCACAGCAGACATGTATACTGCCTGGCCTTTCTGGACACCTGACAGCAAACAGTTGATTTTTCAGGAACTCAATCGGGATCAGACTCACCTTAGCTTTTACAGTTATGATATTCAGCAAAAATCCAAGACATTTTTATTTGATGAAAAATATCCTACGTGGGTAGAATTTCATGAAGATATCTGGTTTTTAAAAGATAATAGTTTTTTGATGATCCACCCTTTAGATGGATGGTGGAATATTTATAAATATGACCAACAATCCAAACAAGTCCGCCAACTGACTAAATATAAATGGAGGATCAATGACATCGTAGAAGTAGACGAATCTAAAAACAGAATCCTGTTTACTGGTACTGGTGACTTCGCACTCAACAAACAGTTATACAGCATCAAACTGGACGGATCCTCTTTAAAACAATTGTCTCAGGGAGAGGGTACTCATCAGGCGAGCTTATCTCCGGGAGGTACTTACTTTATTGATTCCTGGAGTAGTCTGCAATCACCCAAAGCCATGTATGTGGCCACTACCGAAGGGAAAAAACTAAGAGATATAGGATCTTCTCCCGATCCCAACAAAATAGCAAGGCTCAAAACCGAATATTTTACCGTGCCCTCTGGCGATGGATTCGATCTGCCGGTAGTATGGACGCTACCGGCAGACTTTGAAGAAGGCAAAGCAGCGGGCAAAGTATATCCCGTGATATTCAGTATTTATGGTGGTCCTGATGCAGGCACCTTAAGAAATGCCTACCGTGACAATACCCAAAATAAATTGCTCAACCAGGGAGTCATCACATTATCCACAGATCACCGGGCCTCCGGTAAGTTTGGCAAAAAAGGATTGGATTTTATGCACCGCAACCTTGGCAAATGGGAAATCCACGATTATAGTAAGGTCGCAGAATGGCTCAAAACATTACCTTACATAGACACTACCCATATCGCCATCGAAGGTGGCAGTTATGGTGGTTATATGACCGCGCTGGCTCTAACCAAAGCTCCTAATTTATTTACACATGGTATGTCTTTTGCACCCGTCATCGATTGGAGATTATATGACAATGTATATACAGAGCGCTACATGGACACACCACAAGACAATCCTGAAGGCTATGAAGCCGGCGATGTATTGAATTATACAGATCAACTTAAAGGAAAATTATTTATTGTACATGGTAGTGCAGATGACAACGTACATATGCAAAATACATTCCACCTTATTGAAAAGTTACAACTGACCGGCAAGCAGTTTGAGATGATGGTTTATCCGAATGTCCGACATGGCTGGGGCGGTGCCCGTAAGACTCATCTTAACAATCTGGAAAATGATTGGTGGAACAGGCAAAATTTTGCTGCCAAAAAACCTGCACCCAAAAGTTAA